In Funiculus sociatus GB2-C1, the following proteins share a genomic window:
- a CDS encoding SDR family oxidoreductase gives MATYLVTGANRGIGYEYCRQLQARGDRVIAVCRSASEELKQLGVQVEEGVDITSEASVASLRDRLGDTTIDVLINNAGIIKRVTLEDLDFESIREQFEVNALGPLRVTHALLPLLKAGSKIALMTSRMGSIADNTSGSSYGYRMSKVALSMAGKSLSLDLKPRAIAVAILHPGLVQTRMTNFTSGGITPEESVKGLLARIDELTLENTGTFWHANGEVLPW, from the coding sequence ATGGCAACTTATCTGGTTACGGGTGCTAATCGCGGCATTGGTTATGAATACTGCCGTCAACTGCAAGCGCGGGGCGATCGCGTTATTGCCGTCTGTCGCAGTGCTTCTGAGGAGTTGAAGCAGCTAGGGGTGCAGGTTGAGGAAGGGGTTGATATTACCTCAGAGGCTTCGGTTGCTTCTTTACGCGATCGCCTGGGTGATACCACCATTGATGTCCTGATTAACAATGCGGGAATTATCAAGCGTGTCACCCTTGAAGACTTAGATTTTGAGAGCATTCGAGAGCAGTTTGAGGTAAATGCTCTGGGGCCTTTACGTGTCACTCACGCGCTATTGCCACTTCTCAAAGCCGGCTCCAAAATCGCCTTGATGACAAGTCGGATGGGGTCAATTGCAGATAATACCTCTGGCAGTTCCTATGGCTACCGGATGTCGAAGGTGGCGTTGTCGATGGCTGGCAAGTCGCTATCTCTCGATCTCAAACCTCGTGCGATCGCGGTGGCAATTCTGCATCCAGGCTTAGTTCAAACCCGCATGACGAATTTTACATCTGGTGGCATTACGCCGGAGGAGTCGGTGAAGGGGTTGTTGGCGAGGATTGATGAGTTGACACTGGAAAATACAGGTACTTTTTGGCACGCTAATGGTGAGGTGCTGCCCTGGTAA
- a CDS encoding DUF4336 domain-containing protein — translation MLRAIDTDIWVAEQPLKYFGLEVGTRMTVIRLNDDRLMVISPIRIDEVLIHQLNQLGDVGYIVVPNLYHHLFVAQFKQIYPDAELWATPGLEQKRPDLVIDRILSDRTSQLFDGVEAAMVTGFNTLDIKGYSPLNEWVFFHPKSRTLIVTDLAFHFDGNSSLTAQLVAKLLGGYQQLRPSLLEKIATQEKDQVKQSIQQILTWDFDRAIVAHGSIIEHDGKRQFQVGYEWFLGTSL, via the coding sequence ATGCTGAGAGCTATTGATACCGACATTTGGGTTGCTGAACAACCGCTGAAATATTTTGGGTTAGAAGTTGGGACGAGAATGACGGTGATTCGTCTGAACGATGACAGATTAATGGTCATCTCGCCAATTCGCATTGATGAGGTACTGATTCATCAATTGAATCAATTAGGAGACGTTGGTTACATCGTTGTTCCCAATTTGTATCATCACTTGTTCGTCGCCCAGTTCAAGCAGATTTATCCTGATGCAGAACTTTGGGCAACACCGGGTTTAGAACAGAAGCGCCCCGATTTAGTGATTGACCGGATTCTTAGCGATCGCACCAGCCAGCTTTTTGATGGCGTTGAAGCTGCAATGGTTACAGGGTTCAACACACTGGATATCAAAGGATACTCTCCTCTGAATGAATGGGTTTTCTTCCATCCCAAAAGTCGCACTTTGATTGTGACCGACCTGGCATTTCATTTTGATGGAAACAGTTCGCTCACCGCACAGTTAGTTGCCAAACTGCTCGGTGGCTACCAGCAACTTCGTCCATCATTACTGGAAAAAATCGCAACTCAGGAGAAAGACCAGGTAAAGCAGTCCATTCAACAGATTCTCACCTGGGATTTTGACCGAGCGATCGTGGCACACGGCAGCATTATAGAACACGATGGTAAGCGACAGTTTCAGGTAGGCTATGAGTGGTTTCTAGGAACGTCTCTCTAA
- a CDS encoding MAPEG family protein, which yields MSALIPISTFFIGCHGLLALGLSYRVAMERTRTRIWHGATPAEIASQPNYLKHPNAWAAFVEKLTQQSVARKEVDDGVLQRTIRAHGNFTEYVPLGLLFLIALEWMQAASGLLWLLGATLILARIAHAWGLIQTYGPSPGRAIGFFGTWLVYIVGSLACLYYSVRQF from the coding sequence ATGTCTGCACTGATTCCGATTTCAACCTTCTTCATTGGCTGTCACGGGTTACTGGCTCTAGGTTTGTCCTATCGGGTGGCGATGGAACGTACCCGGACTCGCATTTGGCATGGTGCGACCCCCGCAGAAATTGCCTCACAGCCCAATTACTTGAAGCATCCCAACGCCTGGGCAGCATTTGTAGAGAAACTGACGCAACAGTCCGTTGCCAGGAAAGAGGTGGATGATGGCGTGTTACAACGGACAATCCGGGCGCATGGCAATTTCACCGAGTACGTACCCCTCGGCTTATTATTTCTGATTGCCTTGGAGTGGATGCAAGCGGCATCTGGGCTGCTGTGGCTGCTGGGTGCAACGCTGATTCTGGCGCGGATTGCTCATGCTTGGGGATTAATCCAAACCTATGGGCCGTCACCAGGACGGGCGATTGGCTTTTTCGGCACCTGGTTAGTTTATATCGTCGGCAGTTTGGCGTGTCTCTACTACAGCGTGCGGCAATTCTAA
- a CDS encoding helix-turn-helix domain-containing protein: protein MNLLQEFLFNPSDRKIPLDQPPMETLPQWGHWLETPEMMVAIIPPGHLEVNLRSPLHLVVTSFGVTRGVAAFDSDRLRPYEALPGGFDIVPQGSTYRSVEDASCFVVFAYSQAFLSRTAADEQRVELLPGQIPKTHWGLSTAIAIQEFFNSGQVGGAFYLESVATAVLGQMIYRRSNRARQFKRPPEFLSPKLLKTSLEYIQAHLSQELNLSHIAAAAGFSPYHFARAFKAATGLSPYQYVLRCRLKYAQKLLHDPTRRLAEVAVEAGFGNQSHMTSVFRRMLQTTPRRYQQEKGLQLPIL from the coding sequence ATGAATCTCTTGCAAGAGTTTCTGTTCAACCCAAGCGATCGCAAAATTCCCCTCGACCAGCCACCGATGGAAACCTTACCGCAATGGGGACATTGGCTGGAAACGCCAGAGATGATGGTGGCAATCATCCCACCGGGACATCTGGAAGTGAATCTGCGATCGCCACTTCATCTGGTAGTCACCAGTTTTGGCGTAACTCGTGGAGTTGCTGCCTTTGATAGCGATCGCCTGCGACCTTACGAAGCCCTGCCGGGAGGATTTGATATTGTGCCTCAAGGCAGCACTTACCGTTCTGTCGAAGATGCCTCCTGTTTTGTGGTGTTTGCGTATTCGCAAGCGTTCCTGTCGCGCACAGCGGCAGATGAGCAAAGAGTTGAGTTACTGCCGGGGCAGATTCCAAAGACGCATTGGGGTTTAAGTACAGCGATCGCGATACAGGAGTTTTTTAACAGCGGACAGGTTGGTGGTGCGTTCTACCTAGAATCCGTGGCAACGGCAGTCCTAGGTCAAATGATCTACCGGAGATCGAATCGCGCTAGACAATTCAAACGTCCGCCAGAATTTTTGTCACCCAAGCTATTAAAAACTAGCCTGGAATATATCCAGGCACACCTGTCACAGGAATTGAACCTGAGCCATATTGCTGCGGCGGCGGGGTTTAGCCCGTACCATTTTGCACGGGCATTCAAAGCAGCCACGGGGCTGTCACCCTATCAATACGTCCTGCGGTGTCGGTTGAAATATGCCCAGAAACTTTTGCATGACCCAACCCGCAGGCTAGCTGAAGTTGCAGTGGAAGCGGGATTTGGCAACCAGAGTCACATGACCAGCGTGTTTCGGAGAATGTTGCAGACAACCCCAAGACGTTACCAACAGGAGAAGGGGCTACAGCTACCCATTCTCTGA
- a CDS encoding ABC transporter ATP-binding protein encodes MTFPLKARLKTPKNSPKMVVPSINQHWLLRIVLRSISYFRKDFWLIVTLLFLIGASVLFNLLNAWPMAILVDTVLSPTPKPNWVHTLFLAPFGEGKLNRIFGMAFVATIIRIMSDTVFMLRKMLNYRIQYNGTLRVRTELYDKMQALSLGWHGSRSQGDAIYRLSYDSLGPWGVIDTLIGSTAASVTLTAMIWIMLSRHVLLTVFALSFTPLLLLANWYFEGRIRRRAFESKQTDAVMTSTMQQAIELIGLIQSFRREATESRRFARMVDRSVGAAMRLHWQENLYPLAVQVVFALGSGVIFGYGGYLVYRDQFLRQVPNGLTLGDLIVFLAYLNQFWDPIGWVLGFTTKIQTFVASCDRVFTIIDEPPAITDEPDARSFPVHPRTLTLADVSFEYISERPVLREIDATIEPGQMVAFLGPSGTGKSTLLNLLPRFYDPTHGSVQLDGFDIRTLKVADVRKHMALVTQGSPLFPGTIAENIAYGCADATLNEIREAAVESGAAEFIEALPDQYDTLLSEGGQNLSGGQRQRLAIARALATKAPILILDEPTSSLDLKHEQWVIETLQRLRRKRTIILVTHRLETAVDCDRIFVMQEGEVVEEGTHDELLSQQGLYFRMLGYKPSST; translated from the coding sequence ATGACTTTTCCACTCAAAGCACGTTTAAAAACCCCTAAAAATTCACCAAAAATGGTGGTGCCTTCAATCAACCAACATTGGTTGCTGCGGATCGTCCTCCGGTCTATTTCCTACTTCCGCAAGGACTTCTGGCTGATCGTCACGCTCTTATTTTTGATCGGGGCATCGGTGCTTTTCAACCTTCTCAACGCTTGGCCTATGGCGATTCTAGTTGATACGGTTCTCTCACCAACCCCGAAACCCAACTGGGTTCATACGCTGTTTCTTGCCCCGTTCGGCGAAGGCAAGCTGAACCGAATTTTCGGAATGGCGTTCGTCGCGACGATCATCAGGATCATGAGCGATACCGTCTTCATGCTTCGTAAGATGTTGAACTACCGCATCCAGTACAACGGCACCTTGCGGGTTCGCACCGAATTATACGACAAAATGCAGGCGCTGAGTCTAGGCTGGCACGGTTCGCGATCGCAAGGTGACGCAATCTATCGGTTGAGCTACGACAGCCTCGGCCCTTGGGGGGTGATCGATACGCTCATCGGCTCTACCGCCGCATCGGTGACGCTGACGGCGATGATCTGGATCATGCTGTCGCGCCACGTCCTTCTCACTGTGTTCGCACTTTCATTCACGCCGCTTCTGCTACTGGCGAATTGGTACTTCGAGGGAAGGATTAGGCGTCGAGCGTTTGAGTCGAAGCAGACCGATGCAGTCATGACCTCAACCATGCAGCAAGCGATAGAGTTGATTGGACTGATCCAGTCTTTCCGTCGAGAAGCGACAGAGTCGCGGCGCTTCGCACGGATGGTCGATCGCAGCGTCGGTGCCGCCATGCGACTCCATTGGCAGGAGAACCTCTATCCGCTCGCGGTTCAGGTAGTCTTTGCTCTGGGAAGCGGGGTAATCTTCGGCTATGGCGGGTATCTGGTCTATCGCGACCAGTTTTTGCGCCAGGTGCCGAACGGCCTGACCCTCGGCGATCTGATCGTATTCTTGGCGTACCTTAATCAGTTCTGGGACCCAATCGGTTGGGTGTTGGGGTTCACTACCAAGATCCAGACGTTTGTAGCTTCATGCGATCGCGTCTTTACAATCATTGACGAGCCGCCTGCCATAACCGACGAGCCTGACGCGCGATCGTTTCCCGTCCATCCCCGCACTCTAACCCTTGCCGACGTAAGCTTTGAGTACATCTCTGAGCGACCCGTGTTACGGGAAATCGATGCGACTATCGAACCGGGTCAGATGGTGGCGTTTTTGGGGCCTAGCGGGACGGGAAAAAGCACGCTGCTCAACCTCTTGCCACGCTTCTACGACCCGACACACGGGAGCGTTCAACTCGACGGTTTCGACATCCGCACGCTTAAGGTTGCCGATGTCCGCAAACACATGGCGCTGGTGACGCAAGGCAGCCCACTTTTCCCCGGAACGATTGCGGAGAATATTGCCTACGGCTGCGCGGACGCGACCTTGAACGAGATTCGGGAGGCGGCGGTGGAATCCGGGGCGGCTGAGTTCATCGAAGCCTTGCCGGATCAGTACGATACCCTACTTAGTGAGGGCGGACAAAACCTATCGGGCGGACAACGGCAGCGTCTAGCGATCGCGCGGGCGCTAGCTACTAAGGCTCCAATACTCATCCTCGACGAACCGACGAGTTCGCTGGATTTGAAGCACGAGCAGTGGGTAATAGAAACCCTCCAGCGTCTGCGTCGCAAAAGAACGATTATCTTAGTGACGCACCGACTCGAAACCGCCGTAGACTGCGATCGCATTTTTGTCATGCAAGAGGGCGAGGTCGTCGAGGAAGGCACCCATGACGAACTTCTGTCCCAACAAGGACTTTACTTCCGAATGCTGGGCTACAAGCCATCCTCGACCTAA
- a CDS encoding WD40 repeat domain-containing protein: MKNLNQLSWKNAIALAVMATIATGAIARSAALEAIAKLPSTAQSSIQPNSTTPTASNSKKDFEQIYNLSGHQYDVTFLAFNPNSQILVSHSAGKAIKLWNLKTGKLLRTLNENVYAAGVVAITPDAQTLVTVDHKAQANGKTIKVWNLKTNKLLRTLNGHSQPVNHLEISADGQTLVSASNDKKVLVWNLKTGKRLQTINPQSTPILAIALSPNGQLLATGGGESVDQNTSKDTSIQLWDIKTGKLLGTLEGQTSPISSIAIAPDGQTLVSVADSIKIWNLRTKQLLHTLPGGSASISISQDGQKLVTAAWDHSVKLWNLRTGTLVKTLFEPSINDQHVGRIYSTSIAFSPDGKKIAIGSGGVLSTFGISVLRGSF, encoded by the coding sequence ATGAAAAATCTCAACCAGTTGTCTTGGAAAAACGCAATCGCTCTGGCTGTTATGGCAACAATTGCCACTGGCGCGATTGCGCGGAGCGCAGCGCTCGAAGCGATCGCTAAACTCCCATCAACAGCCCAATCCTCAATCCAACCCAACTCAACAACACCAACAGCCTCTAACTCCAAAAAAGACTTTGAGCAAATCTACAATTTAAGCGGGCATCAATACGATGTTACTTTCCTGGCCTTCAATCCGAATAGTCAAATCCTGGTCAGCCATAGCGCTGGTAAGGCAATCAAGCTGTGGAACCTCAAGACAGGTAAGCTGCTGCGTACCCTGAATGAAAACGTATATGCCGCAGGTGTTGTTGCAATTACTCCCGATGCCCAAACCTTGGTGACTGTTGACCATAAGGCACAGGCTAATGGCAAAACGATTAAGGTGTGGAACCTGAAAACTAATAAACTTCTCCGCACCTTGAACGGTCATTCACAACCAGTCAATCACCTTGAAATTAGTGCCGATGGGCAAACTTTAGTCAGTGCTAGTAATGACAAGAAAGTGTTGGTGTGGAACCTGAAAACAGGCAAACGCCTACAGACCATCAATCCCCAATCAACGCCGATTCTGGCGATTGCCCTCAGCCCAAACGGTCAGCTGCTTGCGACTGGTGGTGGAGAGAGTGTGGATCAAAATACCAGTAAGGACACCAGCATTCAGCTATGGGATATCAAGACGGGAAAACTGCTGGGTACTCTCGAAGGACAGACTAGCCCAATTAGTTCCATTGCGATCGCTCCCGATGGGCAGACGCTTGTCAGTGTTGCAGATTCCATCAAGATATGGAACCTGAGAACAAAGCAGCTTCTCCACACATTACCTGGAGGTTCCGCTTCCATTTCAATTAGCCAGGATGGGCAGAAGCTGGTTACGGCTGCTTGGGATCATTCAGTCAAATTGTGGAATTTGCGGACTGGAACGTTAGTTAAAACCTTGTTTGAGCCTTCCATTAACGACCAACACGTTGGTCGCATATACTCAACCAGCATTGCCTTTAGCCCGGATGGCAAAAAGATTGCCATCGGTTCTGGGGGTGTTTTGTCCACTTTTGGAATCAGTGTTTTGCGCGGGTCTTTTTGA
- a CDS encoding DevA family ABC transporter ATP-binding protein, whose product MSLQPVISIHNLDHYFGQGQLRKQVLFDISLEIKAGEIIIMTGPSGSGKTTLLTLVGGLRSAQSGSLKVLGQELCGANPTALVQARRHNGYIFQAHNLHGSLTALQNVKMGLELHRDISLHQMRQRSAEMLEQVGLGNRINYYPADLSGGQKQRVAIARALVSHPKLILADEPTAALDSKSGREVVSLMQTLAKEQGCTILLVTHDNRILDIADRIVHMEDGHLISDTAKVAAVT is encoded by the coding sequence ATGTCTCTTCAACCTGTCATCTCTATTCACAACCTCGATCACTACTTTGGTCAAGGTCAACTCCGCAAACAAGTTTTATTTGACATCAGTTTAGAAATTAAAGCTGGTGAGATTATCATCATGACCGGGCCTTCTGGTTCCGGCAAAACCACACTGCTAACTTTAGTTGGTGGATTGCGATCTGCCCAATCGGGTAGTCTCAAGGTGTTAGGACAAGAACTCTGTGGTGCAAATCCAACAGCACTGGTACAAGCGCGACGGCACAATGGTTATATCTTTCAGGCACACAACTTGCACGGTAGCTTAACGGCACTCCAGAACGTCAAGATGGGCTTAGAGTTGCACAGGGATATTTCTCTGCACCAGATGCGCCAGCGCTCAGCCGAAATGCTAGAACAGGTAGGATTGGGAAATCGGATCAATTACTATCCCGCCGATCTATCGGGTGGGCAAAAGCAGCGAGTAGCGATCGCCCGCGCCTTGGTAAGCCATCCTAAACTAATTCTTGCTGATGAACCGACTGCTGCTCTCGATAGCAAATCCGGTCGTGAAGTCGTTAGCCTGATGCAAACACTGGCAAAAGAACAAGGTTGCACAATTCTACTGGTCACTCATGACAACCGCATTTTAGATATTGCCGATCGCATTGTTCACATGGAAGATGGACACTTAATAAGTGATACTGCCAAGGTTGCAGCGGTCACTTAG
- the devC gene encoding ABC transporter permease DevC codes for MIGFQQLQRRTPLGWLQLSHQKGKLVVACAGVVFADVLMLMQLGFQGALFNSAVLVHNSVRADVVLLSPQARNLTNMSSFPRRRLYQSMDIPGVQSAEALYANMVNWKHPTTQRETSMLMLGFDPNSSVFEQPDINQQLNSIKLPNTVLFDSGSRGDYKAAIAQLEQNQPLKTEIERHSVTVAGKIRIGSSFGADGHLITSDQNFLRLFPRRQASSVSVGLLQLQPGTDPVQTVQALKAHLPNDVQVLTRQEFIEFERSYWAKNTPIGFIFNLGVTMGFIVGVIIVYQVLSTDVNAHMGEYATFKAMGYRNRYLLMVVFEEAVILAIIGFIPSIAISAGLYHLTRNATNLPLYMTVARGIFVLMLTMVMCTLSGAIATRKLQSADPADMF; via the coding sequence ATGATTGGCTTCCAACAACTCCAACGCCGGACACCTTTAGGATGGCTGCAACTGAGTCATCAAAAAGGAAAACTGGTCGTAGCCTGTGCGGGCGTTGTCTTTGCAGATGTCTTGATGTTGATGCAGTTGGGGTTTCAAGGTGCGCTATTCAACAGTGCCGTTCTTGTCCACAATAGCGTTCGCGCCGATGTCGTTCTGCTCAGCCCTCAAGCGCGCAATCTAACCAATATGTCGTCCTTCCCGCGACGGCGTTTGTACCAGTCGATGGATATTCCGGGCGTTCAGTCTGCGGAAGCGCTGTACGCCAACATGGTGAACTGGAAGCATCCGACCACCCAGCGCGAAACCAGTATGCTGATGTTGGGATTTGACCCTAATAGCTCAGTCTTTGAGCAACCAGACATTAACCAACAATTAAACTCGATCAAGCTACCTAACACAGTTTTGTTTGACAGCGGTAGCCGTGGAGACTACAAAGCAGCGATCGCGCAACTCGAACAAAACCAGCCACTAAAGACAGAAATTGAGCGCCATAGTGTTACCGTTGCTGGCAAAATTCGCATCGGATCTTCCTTTGGTGCAGACGGACACCTGATTACCAGCGACCAAAACTTTCTGCGGCTATTTCCCCGCAGACAGGCAAGCAGCGTCAGTGTCGGCTTACTGCAACTGCAACCTGGAACCGATCCAGTGCAAACGGTACAAGCTTTGAAAGCACACTTGCCGAATGATGTTCAGGTTCTGACTCGGCAGGAATTTATCGAATTTGAAAGAAGCTACTGGGCAAAGAATACACCGATTGGATTTATTTTTAACTTGGGCGTGACAATGGGCTTCATTGTTGGCGTCATTATTGTCTACCAAGTTCTCTCAACGGATGTGAACGCACACATGGGAGAATACGCCACTTTCAAGGCAATGGGCTACCGCAATCGCTACCTACTCATGGTGGTGTTTGAAGAAGCCGTTATCTTGGCAATCATCGGCTTTATCCCTAGTATTGCCATTTCCGCAGGATTGTACCACCTGACTCGTAATGCGACGAATTTGCCTCTCTACATGACTGTGGCACGAGGAATTTTCGTGTTGATGTTGACGATGGTGATGTGTACCTTGTCTGGAGCGATCGCTACCCGCAAATTACAATCGGCTGACCCGGCTGATATGTTTTAG
- a CDS encoding ABC exporter membrane fusion protein has product MMQEVAAGNPSSKRLSRPLTLLAIAATLATGGVMAYTVWQGRIQQSSPIESTVISTPQIKTVTALGRLEPEGEAIALSAPTSAEGNRVDQLLVKEGDRVRKGQAIAILNSRDRLQASVMQAQEQVRVAQAKLDQVRAGAKTGEIQAQRSQIAQLEAERVGDLNEQAATVARLEAEVQNAQVEYQRYALLYQNGAVSASQRDSKRLAFTTAQKQLQEAQAARDRTQNSRQQQLNEARATLDRIAEVRPVDVQVAQADVRQALAAVEQAKANLEQASVRSPQDGQILKIYTRPGELISNDGIAEIGRTQQMFAIAEVYQSDIKNIRPGQTAQVSSDSIDSELIGTVEQVGYKVLRQDIVNSDPSANIDGRIVEVKIRLDADSSGKAARLTNQQVKVVIKL; this is encoded by the coding sequence ATGATGCAAGAAGTGGCAGCAGGTAATCCATCCTCTAAACGTCTTTCTCGACCACTGACTCTGCTGGCGATTGCTGCAACCTTGGCAACAGGTGGAGTGATGGCATATACCGTTTGGCAAGGGCGTATCCAGCAATCCAGTCCCATCGAATCCACAGTGATCAGTACGCCCCAAATCAAAACTGTGACAGCGTTGGGACGGCTAGAGCCAGAGGGTGAAGCGATCGCGCTTTCTGCACCCACATCTGCTGAAGGGAATCGAGTGGATCAACTGTTAGTCAAGGAAGGCGATCGCGTTCGCAAAGGACAAGCAATTGCGATACTCAACAGTCGCGATCGCCTCCAGGCATCTGTAATGCAGGCACAAGAACAGGTGCGAGTTGCCCAAGCCAAACTCGATCAGGTGCGTGCGGGAGCAAAGACAGGCGAAATCCAGGCGCAACGTTCCCAGATAGCCCAACTGGAAGCGGAACGGGTTGGGGACTTGAACGAGCAAGCCGCTACCGTTGCCCGTCTGGAAGCGGAAGTCCAAAATGCACAGGTAGAGTATCAGCGCTACGCATTGCTTTATCAAAACGGAGCGGTTTCGGCATCCCAGCGCGATAGTAAGCGACTAGCATTTACAACTGCCCAAAAGCAACTCCAAGAAGCGCAAGCCGCCCGCGATCGCACTCAGAATTCTCGCCAACAGCAACTGAATGAAGCCCGCGCCACTTTGGATCGAATTGCAGAGGTGCGTCCAGTTGACGTGCAGGTAGCCCAAGCGGATGTCAGACAAGCCCTAGCAGCCGTTGAGCAAGCCAAGGCAAACTTAGAGCAGGCATCCGTGCGATCGCCTCAGGATGGTCAAATCCTCAAAATCTATACCCGTCCTGGCGAACTAATTAGCAACGACGGGATTGCCGAAATTGGGCGAACGCAGCAGATGTTTGCGATCGCAGAAGTTTACCAGAGTGACATCAAGAACATCCGTCCAGGGCAAACGGCACAGGTAAGTAGTGACTCCATTGACAGCGAACTTATCGGTACTGTCGAACAGGTTGGCTACAAAGTGCTACGCCAAGACATTGTGAATAGCGATCCGTCCGCCAATATTGATGGGCGGATTGTGGAAGTCAAAATTCGTCTGGATGCAGACTCCAGTGGCAAGGCTGCTCGACTAACGAATCAGCAAGTTAAGGTGGTCATTAAATTATGA
- a CDS encoding TetR/AcrR family transcriptional regulator, with the protein MRRTKMTEPKQDGLAEKAEQILTGAMQEFLVHGYAATSMDRVAKAAGVSKPTVYTYFQDKEGLFTALVQRFAQRKFSIIQRFLPSEGDAFVVLRQLLTKALNEIICDGEEIALLRLIIGESGRFPELAQIFVRTLVKPGVETLSQYLASSPNLKIADPEATARIFLGALVHFMMVQKMLHGQDILPMESDRLIDSLMHLLKESEA; encoded by the coding sequence ATGAGACGGACGAAGATGACGGAACCGAAGCAGGATGGGTTAGCAGAGAAAGCTGAACAGATATTGACAGGCGCAATGCAAGAGTTTCTGGTGCATGGCTATGCCGCGACTAGCATGGATCGGGTGGCGAAGGCGGCTGGCGTATCCAAACCAACGGTTTACACCTACTTTCAAGATAAAGAAGGACTGTTCACTGCCCTCGTCCAACGGTTTGCTCAGAGAAAGTTTTCCATCATCCAACGTTTCCTGCCGTCGGAAGGAGATGCTTTCGTCGTGCTGCGGCAGCTATTAACGAAGGCACTGAATGAGATCATTTGCGATGGTGAAGAAATTGCCCTGTTGCGGCTAATTATTGGCGAGTCTGGACGCTTTCCCGAACTGGCGCAAATCTTTGTTCGGACGTTGGTAAAACCGGGCGTTGAAACATTAAGCCAGTATCTAGCATCGAGTCCAAACTTAAAGATTGCCGATCCTGAAGCAACCGCACGCATTTTTTTAGGTGCATTAGTTCATTTCATGATGGTACAGAAAATGCTTCACGGTCAGGATATTTTGCCGATGGAGAGCGATCGCTTGATCGATAGCTTAATGCATCTCCTCAAGGAATCCGAAGCTTGA